Within Scomber japonicus isolate fScoJap1 chromosome 18, fScoJap1.pri, whole genome shotgun sequence, the genomic segment TTTGGAGAGGCAGCCGGTTTTTTACTGTCAAGTTGTTccgttttgtttggtttgtctggaTTATCCTCAGTGCCTTCAGCTCCATCAGTGTCATCCATTTCAAATTGGGGAAAAATGCACAGAGGATAAtccagacaaaccaaacaaaacggAACAACTTGACATGCACTcgatgtccttttaatgatttttaaagctaatttataattttatgctgcaatcttatatttaatgctctatcctagtattttatttctctctttctatttttctgtactttgtttttattatgggggggggggggggggggctaattgtatgttttaatgtttctgttttatgtaaagcacattgagttgccattgtgtatgaaatgcgctatataaataaaactgccttgccgtgaagtagactctggcagggaggggttGAGGAGCAGTTGAGCCGCAGTACCACTTCTAACCGCtaggtgtcagagttacatacttcaactttaagtTTCGTTTTTCCTGTCCGGGGTCGTAGTGTTTAGTTTCGTTTTCCTTTCTGCTGTTTATATATCCGCTCTGAGTTGTTTGTTCTGCAGCTTCACAGCACCGAggaaacaccagcagctcctCTCTGAACTCCGCTAGAAAATAATCTCCAAATCTTAAAGGTTAGTCGCATCTGGCTGAAGTTTCATgcgggataaaaaaaaaaaaaaaaaagtttttctgtgtagtagtagtagtagtagtagtagtagtggtctTTAAATCGGCGTTAGACACAAAGAGACGATGTGATATCTATCTAAATATTACTACGATAATTATCTCGATGTCATTTTCTCCtctatagaaatatatatatatatatatatatatatatataacaaatgtTGGATAAAGAGCGAGTTAACTAAGGAAGTATCTGGAAAAGTGTGTAAACTGTGATTTAGACCCTAAAAGAAGGAGAGGTCGATGAGTGTTTGAGCTGAACTAGTTTAAGTTAAAAGTTCAGCGGTTAATTAGTCGCTGTAATTAAGATTAAAGCTAAATTAACTAACTTGAGTCTACGTGCAGAAGATAGCATGAGCGTGAGGCGTTTAGGGACCGTTGGTAAGATACAGGGTGCTGATAGTAAGTGAGACGTTAAggggacatttaaaaaaaatggattacaggatttataaataaatgtgtgtgctgTATCACAGTCATATTTACATAGAGCTCATATGAGATTAGAAACTGAAAGTCCAAGTTTTAATATTGAATTTtggaaaatacaacaatgttatttctgatttcatttattttaatttcatccagatcttttttcattttacgtTTCAAGTCTCATCTTCTAGTCAGTAGTGGGgggggtaggaaggaaggaaggagagagaaaggaaggaacgacagaaggaagaaagggggatgggaggacggaaggaaggaaggaaggaaagaaggtagggaggaaagaagtaaggaaggaaacaaggtaggagggagggaggaaagaaggagagaagaaagagaggaaggtagggggcaggaaggacagaatgaaggaagaaagggagatggaggaaggaaagaaagaagggaggagagaggaaggaaggtgctAAACTGCAACTTTCACCACCACTGATGAATCTGCTAAATCAGCTGAATGCCGTCTCTTCATTACAGCTGCTGAGAGGAAGCCATGGCGCCGGTCATCCAGATCCCACCTCACCACTACATCCACGTGCTGGACCAGAACACCAACGTCACCCGCCTGGAGACCGGACCGCTCAACTACATCCACCAGAACAGGGAaaggtcagagagcagagaggaacaaACCTGATATTCAGCTGTGGTTCAATTCacgttattttatatttaacagcagatatttaaaatgtactgcatgaaaaatcctcctgcagtaaaagtactgcagtattatagtgatgtagtatgcaggtggagcaggtggagctagtttatactactttatatacagttagctagtttacactactttatatacagttagctagtttatactactttatatacagttagctagtttacactactttatatacagttagctagtttatactactttatatacagttagctagtttatattactttatatacagttagctagtttacactactttatatacagttagctagtttatactactttatatacagttagctagtttatactactttatatacagttagctagtttatattactttatatacagttagctagtttatactactttatatacagttagctagtttacactactttatatacagttagctagtttacactactttatatacagtttgaATTTGTGCGTTTTTTAAACCAGTTTGGAAACTTTCATCGTGATCATTGTTTCTTTCCCAGAGTGCTCTTCTCTCCGAAGCGTATGATCACTGTGCCGCCACGTCACTACTGCGTGGTCGCCAACCCTGTGGCCCGGGATGACAAAGGTCAGGTCCTATTCGACAAATCCGGTCAAGCCAAACTTCGCTACGGGGACCAGGAGACCCGTCTGACCCAGGATCCGTTCCCGCTGTACCCCGGAGAGGAGATCCAGCAGGTCTGTGACAGTTAACGTCAGGGTTAGCTCCGCCCCCTGGTCCAAATATGGTcgttctggctccaaaaagcaatGATGTCATAATACAGAACTAGAGGCTTCCAAACAGCAGAGTTataattactgtgtgtgtgtgtgtggctgtgtgtgtgtttgcgtgtgtggctgtgtgtgtgtgtgtgtgtgtgtgtgtgtgtctctctgtgtatctctgtgtgtgtgtgtgtgtgtgtctgtctctgtgtgtgtgtgtgtatctctgtctgtgtgtgtgtgtatctgtgtgtgtgtctctctgtctctgtgtgtgtgtctgtctctgtgtgtgtgtctgtctctgtgtgtgtgtgtgtatctctgtctgtgtgtgtgtgtatctgtgtgtgtgtctctctgtctctgtgtgtgtgtgtgtctctgtgtgtgtgtctctgtctctgtgtatctgtgtgtgtgtgtgtgtctctgtgtgtatgtctgtgtatctgtgtgtgtgtgtgtgtgtgtgtgtgtgtcaggatgtGACCCTCCTGCTGACGGTGGCAGCGGGCACAGGGCTGCGTCTGAAGGCTCTGCTCGACTTCGAGGACGATGGAGGACAGAAGAGAGCAGCTGGAGACGAGTGGCTGTTCAAAGGGCCGGGTCAGtattaaccctcatgttgtcctcgagggaggaaggaaaggaggaaggaaggaaggaaaggagggaggaaggaaggaatggaggaaaggaaggaaggaagatggaaggaaaggagggaggaaggaaggaagggaagaaaggaaagaaggaagatggaaggaaaagagaaaggaaggagggaaggaaggaggcaggaaaggaaagacggaaggtatgaaagaaggagggagggaaggaaagaaggaaggggggaaggaataaggaagaaaaggagggaaggaaagaaaggagggaggaaggaaggaaaggagggagggaagaaaggaaagatggaaggtatgaaaggagggagggaggaaggaaaggagggaggaaaggaaagacggaaggtatgaaagaaggaaggaaggaaaggagggaggaaagagggaggaaaggaaagacggaaggtatgaaagaaggacagagggaggaaagagggaggaaaggaaagacggaaggtatgaaagaaggacagaggaaagaaagagaaggagggagggaggaaagaagggaggaaggagggaagaaagggggatggaggaagtacagacggaaggaaggaagggaggaaagaagaataagatggGGTCAATTACTGGCCTATGTTAGGGTTAGTATTCGGGGACGAGACGAgactttaacttttatttttaaggaaacttcaatgaggaaataaatgactgttcttttattttgaaattcacaaaatggaaattgaatcaCTTTTAATGATCCTTTGCTGTTGTGGCAGGAACCTACATCCCGAGGAAGGAGGTGAAGGTTGTGGAGACCATGAAGGATCCCGAGGAAGTAAAACGTATCCTTAAAGTCGCaggtaactcacacacacacacacacacacacacacacacacacacacacacgcacacacagacacatacatacatgcacacgcacacacatacacacacacacacatacacatacatacatgcacacgcacacacatacacacacacacacacacatacacacagacacacacacacacacagacacatacatacatgcacacgcacacacatacacacacacacacagacacatacatacatgcacacgcacacacatacacacacacacacacatacacacagacacacacacacacacacacacatacacacagacacacacacacacgcacacacacacacacagacacatacatagacacacacacacagacacatacatacatgcacacgcacacacatacacacatgcacacacacagacacatacacacacacacacgcacacatgcacacagacacacacacacactcacacagacacacagacagacagacagacacacacacacatgcacacacacacgcacacacatacacacacacgcacagacacacacacacacacgcacacgcacacacacacacacgcacacgcacacgcacacgcacacacacacacacacacacacacacacacacacaccgctagCTGAACTCTCCTGTCGTGTGTTTCAGGGGCGGTTACCGGCATCGCAGTAGGTGCAGGTACGATGGATTCTTCACATActccaggggggtcaaacatgaggcccgggggccagaaccggcccgccgaggggtccaatcaggcccactttccttcctgtgttcttttccttccttcctttcttccttccttccttccttccttccttccatctatccttcctccctttcttccttccttccttccttccttccttccttccttccttccttccttccatcttccttctgtccttccttccttcttcccttccttccatcttccttctgtccttccttccctcccttccttctgtccttccttccatcttccttctgtccttccttccttccttccttccatcttccttctgtccttccttccttccttccttccttccttccatcttccttctgtccttccttccttcttcccttccttccatcttc encodes:
- the LOC128379384 gene encoding major vault protein-like, with the protein product MAPVIQIPPHHYIHVLDQNTNVTRLETGPLNYIHQNRERVLFSPKRMITVPPRHYCVVANPVARDDKGQVLFDKSGQAKLRYGDQETRLTQDPFPLYPGEEIQQDVTLLLTVAAGTGLRLKALLDFEDDGGQKRAAGDEWLFKGPGTYIPRKEVKVVETMKDPEEVKRILKVAGAVTGIAVGAVGAVALAPVALAAVGFTSAGIASGSIAAGMMSSAAIANGGGVAAGSLVAILQSAGAVGLSASASAAVASAGAAVGGAVGGAAGWLTGVFRKKPPPKE